The following are from one region of the Paenibacillus sp. KS-LC4 genome:
- a CDS encoding MmcQ/YjbR family DNA-binding protein, translating into MEHYVEYCLGKKGAFEDYPFGPEALVMKVEGKMFALISDDRKSISLKCDPVIAENLREQHAAVIPGYHLNKKHWNTVLLDGSLEQEEVESMITHSYELVVKSLPKAVRESLMGS; encoded by the coding sequence ATGGAACATTATGTTGAATATTGCTTGGGCAAGAAGGGTGCGTTCGAAGATTATCCTTTTGGGCCGGAAGCACTTGTTATGAAGGTAGAGGGAAAGATGTTTGCTCTGATTTCAGACGACCGCAAGTCGATATCTTTGAAATGCGACCCGGTCATTGCAGAAAATTTACGCGAGCAGCATGCGGCGGTCATTCCCGGCTATCATTTGAACAAGAAGCACTGGAATACAGTGCTGCTGGACGGCAGCTTGGAGCAGGAAGAGGTCGAGAGCATGATCACCCACTCCTATGAGCTGGTTGTTAAGTCGCTTCCAAAGGCAGTACGCGAAAGCTTGATGGGGAGCTAA
- a CDS encoding DUF1836 domain-containing protein, whose product MESFTLTRKEMACLLMALDGQDGHRPLQVLQDAWKKTHRDAWEAGATLPAFLSTALPPILEKMIKGNEVRGFSLQEIATLGHMVEYSNMSITSMQNWVKRDFKAYFDCPKMGKKYSLNQAALLFVIDDLKSNLDFESIRKLLEILFIKPEDESADLIGPLELYASYSAMFEELDANNDQLLDTFGHVKGGSKQDALTENAIKASADRFARKLPDLTNDQSEALRNILFIAAISIQTAYFHSLARRYLNATLFLHR is encoded by the coding sequence ATGGAGTCTTTCACGCTTACTCGAAAAGAAATGGCTTGCCTGCTGATGGCACTGGATGGACAGGATGGACATCGTCCCTTGCAGGTGCTGCAGGATGCTTGGAAGAAGACGCACCGCGATGCATGGGAAGCCGGAGCAACACTACCCGCCTTCTTATCCACGGCCCTTCCCCCCATTCTGGAGAAGATGATAAAAGGCAATGAGGTGAGAGGCTTCTCACTGCAGGAAATCGCTACACTCGGCCATATGGTGGAGTATTCCAACATGTCTATTACCTCTATGCAGAATTGGGTGAAGCGCGATTTTAAGGCTTATTTCGATTGTCCAAAAATGGGTAAAAAATATTCACTGAATCAAGCGGCGCTTTTGTTCGTCATTGATGATTTGAAGTCGAATCTCGATTTTGAGTCGATCCGCAAGCTGCTTGAAATTTTATTCATTAAACCGGAGGATGAATCGGCCGATCTCATTGGACCGCTTGAGCTGTATGCATCTTACTCGGCCATGTTTGAAGAGCTTGATGCAAACAATGACCAGTTGCTGGATACATTCGGCCATGTAAAGGGCGGCAGCAAGCAGGACGCATTAACGGAAAATGCGATTAAAGCTTCGGCGGACCGCTTTGCCCGCAAGCTGCCGGATTTAACGAACGACCAATCGGAGGCGCTGCGCAATATATTGTTCATTGCGGCGATCTCGATTCAGACGGCGTATTTCCACTCGCTTGCCCGTCGTTATTTGAATGCGACTTTGTTTCTGCATCGGTAA
- a CDS encoding hemolysin family protein → MIALLIVMTAFFVATEFAVIRLRASRVDQLVLEGKKNALAVQQVTSNLDGYLSACQLGITITALGLGWLGEPTVEKILFPLFQQLSINSEVSHVLSFIIAFASVTFLHVVIGELAPKTWAIQKAEFISFAVAKPIILFHKIMYPFIWVLNGSANALVRMFGLKAVKEHEDAHSEEEIQIILNDSYQSGKINNTEYGYVSRIFAFDEMLAKEIMVPRTDMICLYSNNSLVENMEIIHKEQYTRFPVAQDSKDNIIGMINTKQMFLQFHQNKEFDFKKLIHPVLTVSEVLPVKTLLKRMQQEQVHIAILMDEYGGTSGLVTIEDILEEIVGEIRDEFDADERKDIEKLDDNSYLLDGKVSLDELSELTGINLEHEEVDTVGGWLYSEIQDPRIGKELHHLNMRFIIREIGKHRIKKVELIIEADDIDAQQVVTTA, encoded by the coding sequence TTGATTGCATTATTAATTGTGATGACTGCCTTTTTCGTGGCAACGGAATTTGCTGTTATCAGGCTACGGGCAAGCCGGGTCGATCAATTAGTGCTTGAAGGCAAGAAAAACGCTCTTGCCGTACAACAGGTTACAAGCAATTTGGATGGTTATCTGTCGGCCTGTCAGCTTGGTATTACCATTACAGCTCTCGGGTTAGGTTGGCTGGGTGAACCGACAGTGGAGAAAATCCTGTTCCCTCTTTTTCAACAGCTTAGTATAAACAGTGAAGTTAGTCACGTACTGTCCTTTATTATCGCTTTCGCTTCCGTTACTTTCCTGCACGTTGTAATTGGTGAGCTAGCTCCGAAGACTTGGGCGATTCAAAAAGCAGAATTTATCAGCTTTGCTGTAGCGAAGCCCATCATTTTGTTCCACAAGATTATGTATCCGTTTATCTGGGTACTCAACGGCTCCGCTAATGCGCTTGTGCGCATGTTCGGTCTTAAGGCTGTGAAAGAACACGAAGATGCTCATAGCGAAGAAGAAATTCAGATTATTCTGAACGACAGCTACCAGAGCGGCAAAATCAACAACACGGAATATGGCTACGTGAGCCGCATTTTCGCTTTTGACGAAATGCTCGCGAAGGAAATCATGGTGCCACGCACCGATATGATTTGCCTTTACTCCAACAATTCGTTAGTTGAAAACATGGAAATTATTCATAAAGAACAATATACACGCTTTCCTGTCGCTCAAGACAGCAAAGACAACATTATCGGCATGATTAATACGAAGCAGATGTTTTTGCAATTCCATCAAAATAAAGAGTTTGATTTTAAAAAGCTGATCCATCCTGTACTTACGGTTTCCGAAGTGCTTCCTGTCAAAACGCTGCTTAAGCGCATGCAGCAGGAGCAAGTGCATATTGCCATTTTGATGGATGAATACGGCGGGACATCCGGCCTCGTTACGATTGAGGATATATTGGAGGAGATCGTTGGCGAAATTCGTGATGAATTTGATGCTGACGAGCGCAAGGATATTGAGAAGCTGGATGACAACTCCTACCTGCTTGACGGCAAAGTATCACTCGACGAACTAAGCGAGCTGACAGGCATCAACCTTGAGCATGAGGAAGTCGATACGGTAGGCGGCTGGCTGTACAGCGAGATTCAAGATCCGCGCATTGGCAAGGAGCTCCATCACCTCAATATGCGCTTTATTATTCGCGAGATTGGCAAGCATAGAATTAAGAAGGTCGAACTGATTATCGAAGCCGATGATATAGATGCACAACAGGTTGTAACAACCGCATAA